A single region of the Deinococcus sp. KNUC1210 genome encodes:
- a CDS encoding HD-GYP domain-containing protein yields MHTLNDQRAFASESIIRLMRLALEAPDLGSAVSPTLQELVDRTAASGSAYFHSSNQVPTYHARAAAGALPEGPAMDAIMAHGLPADTPLMQALTHTRLPLFFDDTASVPEAAGFPALGVRSLAAAPVRHRNGSLIGAFLMHTFSPHAWSSDEAGLFTAVAETLAGLTARLAAEEDAVAAQESALRALGLGLEFKDHETLGHTDRVTDLALRLGRYLNLDTRTLQALRWGSYLHDVGKLAVPDQVLLKPGQLDAAEWDIMRGHVREGTRFADALGFLPPSAHDVISGHHERWDGQGYPNRLAGMQIPLVARIFALCDVYDALTSNRPYKRAWTPQEAQAELAAQSGRHFDPDLCRAFLELLESKASDHQGP; encoded by the coding sequence ATGCACACCCTGAATGACCAGCGTGCTTTCGCGTCCGAATCGATTATCCGGCTGATGCGGCTTGCCCTGGAAGCTCCAGATCTGGGCAGCGCCGTTTCTCCAACCCTTCAGGAACTCGTTGACCGGACAGCTGCTTCCGGATCGGCCTATTTCCACAGCAGCAATCAGGTGCCGACCTATCATGCCCGCGCCGCCGCTGGAGCGCTGCCCGAAGGCCCCGCGATGGACGCGATCATGGCGCACGGTCTGCCAGCCGATACCCCGTTGATGCAGGCGCTGACGCATACCCGTCTGCCGCTGTTCTTCGACGATACGGCCAGCGTACCGGAGGCCGCCGGATTTCCTGCGCTGGGTGTCCGGTCTCTGGCAGCGGCTCCGGTGCGTCACCGAAACGGCTCGCTGATCGGCGCCTTCCTGATGCACACGTTCAGCCCACATGCCTGGAGCAGCGATGAGGCCGGACTGTTTACGGCGGTGGCCGAGACGCTGGCAGGCCTGACGGCGCGGCTGGCTGCCGAAGAAGACGCAGTGGCTGCACAGGAATCGGCGCTGCGGGCGCTGGGCCTGGGGCTGGAATTCAAGGACCACGAGACGCTGGGCCACACCGACCGCGTGACCGATCTGGCGCTGCGACTCGGTCGGTACCTGAACCTGGACACCCGCACTCTTCAGGCGCTGCGCTGGGGCAGTTATCTGCACGATGTGGGCAAGCTGGCTGTGCCGGATCAGGTGCTGCTCAAGCCCGGACAGCTGGACGCCGCCGAGTGGGACATCATGCGCGGTCATGTGCGGGAAGGGACGCGTTTTGCCGATGCCCTGGGATTTCTCCCGCCCAGTGCCCACGATGTGATCTCCGGGCATCATGAGCGCTGGGACGGGCAGGGCTACCCCAACAGACTGGCTGGCATGCAGATTCCTCTGGTCGCCCGGATCTTCGCCCTGTGTGATGTCTATGACGCGCTGACCAGCAATCGCCCTTACAAACGCGCATGGACGCCCCAGGAAGCGCAGGCTGAACTCGCGGCGCAGTCGGGACGCCACTTCGACCCCGACCTGTGCCGGGCATTTTTAGAGCTGCTTGAGAGCAAAGCTTCCGACCATCAGGGACCGTGA
- a CDS encoding ATP-binding protein, which translates to MSDSFASEHRFRLALRAARQGAWEFDLKRGSGYRSPELLQLLGVANGAPSLTDYLANVDVRDRPAVLHAFGQLRSGQLDESVLQYRFLRDDGVTIWVEQHTFVERDQDGTPAHLYGLSRDVTTIRQTELALQELNTSLEARVAGRTRELESEQAALDAFVAFTELAGSQIDVLTLATHAAQVLRRTLGEVSVAYYELEDQLWKARVWSEDFDPETVAVLAAGIPVDAPSYAEAIRTRQVVLVPGWDAEQEHVGRTEQYGAGAFFPCFVGDDALGLLAMGTQRAGDWTPREQAVFRSVGRSLTLALERSAVARHLHEQNLELEARTRALEGFSELSRELSTQSDASTLIRRTQQTLLSLLPPGYAAYWEIRDGRWYATVQVNDVGNPQLQEAIDAGLPVGQTPTLDLPYQTGKPYFQSVYQQGADTDANVVRHIHAVGCVPVLVGGQVAGIMNVPLFETRSWSAVDQVILTTTVRSLGLALEHASGILRLEERTRALERSNAELQASNEELEAFGYSVSHDLRTPVRHVEGFANLAIRAFQQNKPEKALHHLEIVKQAALRMTSLIDAMLDHSRSTRHERRVQSVELDALVVRARQDVGEELLGRDVQWKIQPLPVVQGDPALLQQVMTNLLANAVKFTRVRQQAVIEVWAEDGESVWNLAVRDNGAGFDPAYGHKLFGVFQRLHTQQDFEGTGVGLATVRRILLRHGGTITAESQVGQGATFRFTLPKSPV; encoded by the coding sequence ATGTCCGATTCTTTTGCGAGCGAGCACCGCTTTCGTCTCGCCCTCCGGGCTGCTCGCCAGGGAGCCTGGGAATTCGATCTGAAGCGCGGCAGCGGCTACCGCTCGCCCGAACTGCTGCAACTGCTCGGCGTTGCCAACGGTGCTCCCTCGCTGACCGACTACCTCGCCAATGTCGATGTGCGTGACCGGCCTGCCGTGCTGCACGCCTTCGGGCAGCTCCGGAGCGGTCAGCTCGACGAATCGGTGTTGCAGTACCGCTTTCTGAGAGACGACGGCGTCACCATCTGGGTCGAGCAGCACACTTTCGTCGAACGAGATCAGGACGGCACGCCCGCGCATCTGTACGGCCTTTCCAGAGACGTGACCACCATCCGTCAGACCGAACTGGCGCTCCAGGAACTCAATACGTCGCTCGAAGCCAGGGTTGCCGGGCGCACGCGGGAACTGGAAAGCGAGCAGGCTGCCCTCGACGCCTTCGTGGCGTTTACCGAACTGGCCGGAAGTCAGATCGATGTGCTGACGCTGGCAACCCACGCCGCCCAGGTGCTGCGCCGCACACTGGGTGAGGTCAGCGTCGCGTACTACGAACTCGAAGATCAGCTGTGGAAGGCCAGGGTCTGGTCTGAAGATTTCGACCCGGAAACGGTGGCGGTGCTGGCGGCGGGCATTCCCGTCGATGCGCCGAGCTACGCCGAGGCCATCCGGACCCGGCAGGTGGTGCTGGTGCCCGGCTGGGACGCCGAGCAGGAACATGTCGGGCGCACCGAGCAGTACGGGGCGGGCGCGTTCTTTCCGTGCTTCGTGGGCGACGATGCGCTGGGCCTGCTGGCGATGGGCACCCAGCGGGCCGGAGACTGGACGCCGCGTGAACAGGCGGTGTTCCGTTCGGTGGGGCGTAGCCTGACGCTGGCGCTGGAGCGCTCTGCGGTCGCCCGCCACCTTCACGAGCAGAATCTGGAACTTGAGGCCCGCACACGTGCCCTGGAGGGTTTCTCGGAACTCAGCCGAGAGCTGAGCACCCAGAGCGACGCTTCGACCCTGATCCGGCGCACACAGCAGACCCTTCTCTCGCTGCTGCCGCCCGGTTACGCGGCGTACTGGGAGATTCGTGATGGGCGGTGGTACGCCACCGTACAGGTCAATGACGTGGGCAATCCGCAGCTTCAGGAGGCTATCGACGCGGGCCTGCCGGTCGGGCAGACGCCGACGCTCGATCTCCCCTACCAGACGGGGAAGCCGTATTTCCAGTCGGTGTATCAGCAGGGGGCCGATACCGATGCCAACGTGGTTCGCCACATTCACGCGGTGGGTTGTGTGCCGGTGCTGGTGGGCGGGCAGGTCGCGGGCATCATGAATGTGCCACTCTTCGAAACCCGCTCCTGGAGCGCCGTGGATCAGGTGATCCTGACCACCACCGTGCGGAGTCTGGGGCTGGCGCTCGAACATGCCAGCGGCATCCTGCGGCTGGAAGAACGGACCCGTGCGCTGGAACGCAGCAACGCCGAACTTCAGGCGTCGAATGAGGAGCTGGAAGCCTTCGGCTACAGCGTCTCGCACGACCTCAGAACGCCCGTGCGCCACGTGGAGGGTTTCGCCAATCTGGCGATTCGCGCCTTTCAGCAGAACAAACCCGAGAAGGCGCTGCATCATCTGGAGATCGTGAAGCAGGCGGCCCTGCGGATGACCTCGCTGATCGACGCGATGCTCGACCATTCGCGCAGCACGCGCCACGAGCGCCGGGTGCAGTCGGTCGAACTGGACGCGCTGGTTGTGCGGGCGCGGCAGGACGTGGGTGAAGAGCTGCTGGGCCGGGACGTGCAGTGGAAAATCCAGCCGCTGCCCGTGGTGCAGGGTGATCCGGCGCTGCTCCAGCAGGTCATGACCAACCTGCTGGCGAACGCCGTGAAATTCACCCGCGTTCGCCAGCAGGCGGTCATCGAAGTCTGGGCCGAAGACGGCGAGAGCGTCTGGAACCTCGCGGTGCGCGACAATGGAGCGGGCTTCGATCCCGCGTATGGTCACAAACTGTTCGGGGTCTTTCAGCGGCTGCACACCCAGCAGGACTTCGAGGGCACAGGCGTCGGGCTGGCGACGGTGAGGCGAATTCTGCTGCGGCACGGCGGAACGATCACCGCCGAAAGTCAGGTGGGGCAGGGCGCGACGTTCCGCTTTACCCTGCCGAAATCGCCGGTCTAG
- a CDS encoding glycoside hydrolase family 2 TIM barrel-domain containing protein, translating into MTISRLNVSSPLLLGSVKPWQSPELQHLGRLPARATLYPFADIEQARAGRREASPWVQFLNGDWAFTLVDRPEDVPATFMTGAVPPGWTTLPVPGNWTLHTADRPHYTNVQMPFPELPPQVPAANPTGLYRRSFQIPAAWQTRRTVLHLGGAESVLYVWVNGQLVGLSKDSRLPAEFDLTPYLTEGENTLACAVVKWSDASFIEDQDQWWMGGIHREVYLYSTPHTFLQDVQVRAQPGAEGADGTLEVMIGVGTDELLTGLPADAQAFVQLYTPGGEAVFAQPLAPSPRAANLPRHQLSFTAPVPAPELWSAERPALYTAVVLLSAPDGTLHDCTSVRCGFRRVEVRDRQLLINGQPVRILGVNRHDHDDQRGSAVTREGMRQDALQMKRHNINAVRASHYPNDPYWLDLCDELGLYVFDEANIESHAFYHDLCSDPRYASAFLERGLRMVERDKNHPAIIVWSLGNESGYGPNHDALAGWIRHRDPTRPLHYEGAVAVAGWAEGRAATDLICPMYPALEAVVAWAQNEQTPEQRPLIMCEYSHAMGNSNGGLSDYFSAFDRYPGLQGGFIWEWCDHGLLVPDVQGTGRHWAYGGDFGDVPNDMNFVCDGLVFPDRTPHTGLLEYRYLARPVRVLTWQDGQLTLENRRWFTDLSDLSGSWELLLDGDPVAQGELPRLHTAPGCTEAFPLDLPLSWAGKELHLNLRFQLREAAPWAEAGHEVGMDQLDLSEMLERVEQEAQTPVASDLPPVEIRQQPDGWTLQAGTVQVEVSAARGRLEAYRASGEVLFRVGPELELWRAPTDNDGLKLAWHRAAAGDRFAGQEVDQAWVNCVLPRWLAAGYDTAPLRVRHVSAEPLPGGSALVRLETARETLAGEVRHVQTCRMDQQGTLHFEHVFEVAEGLPELPRLGVSLEVPGDLETLEWFGRGPWENYRDRCAAAHAGRYRRSVSADYVPYIMPQEYGNKTDVRWLTLSGARSSGLRVEAGDTGLEASASHFTPRDLEYALHTDDLTPREAVYLHLDHLQRGLGTATCGPDTAEAFRIRPGRFVSRHSLSPFTVR; encoded by the coding sequence ATGACCATTTCCCGTCTGAATGTCTCGTCACCTCTGCTGCTGGGCAGCGTGAAGCCCTGGCAGAGTCCGGAACTGCAACACCTGGGCCGGCTGCCCGCCCGCGCCACGCTGTATCCGTTTGCCGACATCGAACAGGCGCGGGCAGGCAGGCGCGAGGCCTCGCCGTGGGTGCAGTTCCTGAACGGCGACTGGGCATTCACGCTGGTAGACCGGCCCGAAGACGTGCCCGCGACCTTCATGACAGGTGCGGTCCCGCCCGGCTGGACGACCCTGCCGGTGCCGGGGAACTGGACCCTGCACACCGCCGATCGCCCGCACTACACCAACGTGCAGATGCCCTTTCCCGAGCTGCCTCCGCAGGTGCCCGCTGCCAACCCCACCGGGCTGTATCGCCGCAGCTTCCAGATTCCGGCGGCGTGGCAGACCCGGCGCACGGTGCTGCATTTGGGCGGTGCCGAGAGCGTGCTGTACGTATGGGTCAACGGGCAGTTGGTGGGACTGTCGAAGGATTCCAGACTGCCCGCCGAGTTCGATCTGACCCCTTATCTGACGGAGGGCGAGAATACGCTGGCCTGCGCGGTGGTGAAATGGTCTGACGCCAGTTTCATCGAAGATCAGGACCAGTGGTGGATGGGCGGAATTCACCGCGAGGTGTACCTGTACAGCACGCCGCATACCTTCCTGCAGGATGTTCAGGTGAGAGCGCAGCCGGGAGCGGAAGGAGCAGACGGCACGCTGGAGGTGATGATCGGCGTGGGCACGGATGAACTGCTGACAGGCCTGCCTGCCGACGCGCAGGCGTTCGTTCAGCTGTACACGCCGGGCGGCGAGGCTGTCTTCGCGCAGCCGCTTGCGCCCAGCCCCAGAGCCGCGAACCTGCCCCGCCATCAGCTCAGCTTCACGGCCCCGGTGCCCGCACCCGAGCTGTGGTCGGCGGAGCGTCCGGCGCTGTATACCGCCGTGGTCCTGCTGTCTGCCCCAGACGGCACTCTGCACGACTGCACCTCGGTACGGTGCGGCTTCCGCCGGGTGGAGGTCCGGGACCGTCAGTTGCTGATCAACGGTCAGCCGGTGCGGATTCTAGGCGTCAACCGCCACGACCACGACGATCAGCGCGGCAGCGCCGTAACCCGTGAGGGCATGCGGCAGGACGCCCTACAGATGAAGCGGCACAACATCAACGCGGTGCGGGCCAGCCATTATCCCAACGATCCGTACTGGCTCGATCTGTGCGACGAACTGGGCCTGTACGTGTTCGACGAGGCCAACATCGAGAGTCACGCCTTCTATCACGATCTGTGCAGCGATCCGCGCTACGCCAGCGCCTTTCTGGAACGCGGCCTGAGAATGGTCGAGCGCGACAAGAACCATCCGGCGATCATCGTGTGGTCGCTGGGCAACGAGAGCGGCTACGGCCCCAACCACGACGCCCTGGCAGGATGGATTCGCCACCGCGATCCCACCCGCCCGCTGCACTACGAGGGCGCGGTGGCGGTCGCGGGCTGGGCAGAGGGACGGGCCGCCACCGACCTGATCTGCCCGATGTATCCGGCGCTGGAAGCTGTCGTCGCCTGGGCACAGAACGAGCAGACGCCGGAACAGCGGCCCCTGATCATGTGCGAGTACTCGCATGCGATGGGCAACAGCAACGGCGGCCTGAGTGACTACTTCTCGGCCTTCGACCGGTATCCGGGCCTGCAGGGGGGCTTCATCTGGGAGTGGTGCGACCACGGCCTGCTGGTGCCGGACGTCCAGGGAACCGGTCGGCACTGGGCCTACGGCGGCGATTTCGGAGACGTGCCCAACGACATGAACTTCGTGTGTGACGGCCTGGTCTTTCCAGACCGCACGCCGCACACTGGACTGCTGGAATACCGCTATCTGGCCCGCCCGGTGCGCGTGCTGACCTGGCAGGACGGACAGCTGACGCTGGAAAATCGGCGCTGGTTCACCGATCTGAGCGACCTGAGCGGCTCGTGGGAACTGCTGCTGGACGGCGATCCGGTGGCGCAGGGCGAGCTGCCCCGGCTGCACACCGCGCCCGGCTGCACCGAGGCATTCCCGCTGGACCTCCCGCTTTCTTGGGCAGGAAAGGAGCTGCATCTCAATCTCCGTTTCCAGCTGCGCGAGGCGGCACCCTGGGCCGAAGCAGGCCACGAAGTCGGAATGGATCAGCTCGATCTGTCGGAAATGCTGGAGCGCGTGGAGCAGGAGGCTCAGACTCCGGTTGCTTCGGACCTGCCGCCCGTCGAGATCCGTCAGCAGCCGGACGGGTGGACCCTCCAGGCGGGAACCGTGCAGGTCGAGGTGTCGGCAGCGCGGGGGCGGCTCGAAGCGTACCGCGCTTCAGGCGAAGTGCTGTTCAGGGTCGGCCCGGAACTGGAGTTGTGGCGCGCACCCACCGACAACGACGGCCTGAAACTGGCGTGGCACCGCGCCGCTGCGGGCGACCGCTTCGCCGGGCAGGAGGTGGATCAGGCGTGGGTCAACTGCGTGCTGCCGCGCTGGCTGGCTGCCGGATACGACACCGCGCCGCTGCGGGTGCGCCATGTCAGCGCCGAACCGTTGCCCGGTGGATCGGCCCTGGTGCGCCTGGAAACGGCGCGCGAAACGCTGGCGGGCGAGGTGCGCCACGTTCAGACCTGCCGTATGGATCAGCAGGGCACGCTGCACTTCGAGCACGTGTTCGAGGTGGCCGAGGGTCTGCCGGAACTGCCCCGGCTGGGCGTCTCGCTGGAGGTGCCCGGTGACCTGGAGACGCTGGAATGGTTCGGACGCGGGCCGTGGGAGAACTACCGCGACCGCTGTGCGGCGGCCCACGCCGGGCGCTACCGCCGCAGCGTGAGCGCCGATTATGTGCCGTACATCATGCCGCAGGAGTACGGCAACAAGACGGACGTGCGCTGGCTGACGCTGAGCGGCGCTCGCTCTTCAGGGCTGAGGGTCGAGGCGGGCGACACCGGACTGGAGGCCAGTGCCAGCCACTTCACGCCCCGCGACCTGGAATACGCCCTCCACACCGATGATCTGACGCCCAGAGAGGCGGTCTACCTGCATCTCGATCACCTTCAGCGCGGCCTGGGCACCGCGACCTGCGGCCCCGACACCGCCGAAGCCTTCCGTATCCGGCCGGGCCGCTTCGTGTCGCGCCATTCCCTCAGTCCGTTCACAGTCCGCTAA
- a CDS encoding heavy metal translocating P-type ATPase, producing MATTAKHLDYFVEGMDCASCVQKVERMVTGLPGTAEVRTSFAKQTLQLTLDESQTSRETLERGLKSLGYAASPVMALQTAAPSAGLSYFVENMDCASCVQKVERMVTGLPGTAEVRTSFAKQTLQLTLDESQTSRETLEHSLRSMGYGPSPLTDTLPTEAADTQKESSHGHTVDRTKPWYATAQGKLVVGSGALLALAFVFGFIEPRLVVYGYVAATLLGTWPLLKKAVASARFGDPFSINMLVSTAALGAVLIGQAAEGAVVVFFFAVGELLEGVAAGRARAGIQALAALAPKTALLVTGTQIREVPADQLRVGQTVQVQPGARVPADGRIVSGTSSLDDSPVTGESVPVEKTVGDSVYAGSINGLSVLNVKVVTAAADNTIARIIHMVEEAEGSKAQTARFIDRFSRWYTPGVVAVAALVAILPPLLLGGVWHEWLYKGIALLLIGCPCALVLSVPAAITSGVSAGARRGLLIKGGAALENIGNVRTVAFDKTGTLTAGHPRVTDVLGLGLGENEVLRLAAAVESGSTHPLAQAIRSEALSRNLSLPPISKAQAIPGRAVSADVEGRALSVASPRHAASVTVLDAGLQAQIDAFEEQGRTTVLLLEGKVPLGVLALRDEARPDARAAIAALKDMGIRALMLTGDNTRTGKAIAADLGLDVQAELLPEDKLKIIGELKSAGGVAMVGDGINDAPALAASDVGIAMGGGTDVALETADAALLREQVSGIPDLIALSRATMQNIRLNIAFALGLKAIFLMTTLLGYTNLWMAVLADTGATAIVTANALRLLSWKPRRSEPLQKTQGVRAVQQA from the coding sequence ATGGCGACAACGGCTAAGCACCTCGATTATTTTGTCGAGGGGATGGACTGTGCCAGCTGTGTACAGAAAGTCGAACGGATGGTCACGGGGCTGCCGGGCACCGCAGAGGTCAGAACCAGTTTTGCCAAGCAGACCCTGCAACTGACGCTGGATGAATCGCAGACTTCCCGCGAAACGCTGGAACGCGGCCTCAAATCGCTGGGGTACGCCGCCAGTCCGGTCATGGCTCTTCAGACCGCCGCGCCATCTGCTGGGCTGAGCTATTTCGTGGAGAACATGGACTGCGCCAGCTGTGTGCAGAAAGTCGAACGGATGGTCACAGGGCTGCCGGGCACCGCAGAGGTCAGAACCAGTTTTGCCAAGCAGACCCTGCAACTGACGCTCGATGAATCGCAGACTTCCCGCGAAACGCTGGAGCACAGTCTCCGAAGCATGGGCTATGGCCCGTCGCCCCTGACAGACACCCTGCCCACTGAAGCCGCCGACACGCAGAAGGAGAGCAGCCACGGCCACACGGTTGACCGCACCAAACCCTGGTATGCCACCGCACAGGGAAAACTGGTGGTCGGCTCGGGGGCGCTGCTGGCACTGGCGTTCGTCTTCGGGTTCATCGAACCGCGCCTCGTGGTGTACGGCTATGTGGCCGCGACCCTGCTCGGCACCTGGCCGCTGCTGAAAAAGGCCGTCGCCAGTGCGCGGTTCGGTGATCCATTCAGCATCAACATGCTCGTCAGCACCGCCGCCCTGGGAGCCGTGCTGATCGGTCAGGCTGCCGAGGGCGCGGTGGTAGTGTTTTTCTTCGCCGTCGGTGAACTGCTGGAAGGCGTCGCGGCAGGCAGAGCGCGGGCAGGAATTCAGGCGCTGGCGGCTCTGGCACCCAAAACAGCGCTGCTCGTCACGGGAACGCAGATTCGGGAAGTGCCCGCCGATCAGCTACGGGTGGGCCAGACGGTGCAGGTGCAGCCTGGAGCGCGGGTACCTGCCGATGGCCGCATCGTCAGCGGGACGTCCAGCCTCGACGACAGCCCGGTCACGGGCGAGAGCGTGCCGGTCGAAAAGACCGTCGGAGACAGTGTCTATGCGGGCAGCATCAACGGGCTGAGCGTGCTGAACGTTAAGGTCGTCACAGCGGCTGCCGACAACACCATCGCCCGCATCATTCATATGGTCGAGGAAGCCGAGGGCAGCAAGGCTCAGACGGCCCGCTTCATCGACCGCTTCAGCCGCTGGTACACGCCGGGGGTGGTCGCCGTGGCTGCGCTGGTGGCGATTCTGCCGCCGCTGCTGCTGGGCGGTGTATGGCACGAGTGGCTGTACAAGGGCATCGCGCTGCTGCTGATCGGCTGTCCGTGTGCGCTCGTGCTGAGCGTTCCGGCGGCCATCACCAGTGGCGTCAGTGCCGGGGCGCGGCGCGGTCTGCTGATCAAGGGGGGCGCGGCGCTGGAGAACATCGGCAATGTCAGGACCGTGGCGTTCGACAAAACCGGCACGCTGACCGCCGGACATCCCCGCGTGACCGATGTGCTGGGGCTGGGACTCGGAGAGAACGAAGTGCTGCGGCTGGCGGCAGCAGTGGAGTCGGGCAGCACTCATCCGCTGGCACAGGCCATCCGGTCCGAGGCGCTCAGCCGCAACCTTTCGCTGCCGCCGATCTCGAAGGCTCAGGCGATTCCCGGCAGAGCCGTCAGCGCCGACGTCGAAGGACGGGCGCTGAGCGTGGCCTCGCCTCGACATGCCGCCAGTGTCACCGTGCTGGACGCGGGCCTTCAGGCTCAGATCGACGCCTTCGAGGAGCAGGGCCGCACGACTGTCCTGCTCCTCGAAGGGAAGGTGCCGCTTGGTGTGCTCGCCCTGCGCGACGAGGCCCGTCCGGACGCCCGCGCCGCCATCGCCGCACTGAAGGACATGGGCATCCGGGCACTCATGCTGACCGGTGACAACACGCGCACCGGGAAGGCCATCGCCGCCGACCTGGGACTGGACGTGCAGGCCGAACTGCTGCCGGAAGACAAGCTGAAGATCATCGGAGAGCTGAAGTCGGCGGGTGGTGTGGCGATGGTGGGCGACGGGATCAACGACGCACCCGCCCTGGCTGCCTCAGATGTGGGGATCGCGATGGGCGGCGGCACCGATGTGGCGCTGGAAACTGCCGACGCCGCCCTGCTGCGTGAACAGGTCTCGGGCATTCCCGACCTGATCGCCCTGTCACGCGCCACCATGCAGAATATCCGCCTGAATATCGCGTTCGCTCTGGGTCTCAAAGCCATCTTCCTGATGACCACGCTGCTCGGCTATACCAACCTGTGGATGGCAGTCCTGGCCGATACCGGAGCCACCGCCATCGTGACCGCCAATGCGCTGCGGCTGCTGAGCTGGAAACCCAGACGATCCGAACCCCTTCAGAAAACGCAGGGCGTCCGGGCAGTGCAGCAGGCCTGA
- a CDS encoding diguanylate cyclase — MPFTRCLITNTDSTQLSLAALRQELLVLQAAIETANEIPVPQLVLLHRDAAYLALDLGEAASAMTHALTCLELARALNDASLQAKAHVALALVQTESYDDLGAAEQFRHADLLSRAVGDDRGVALVAVNASHSEMERGEYGAATVRLHDLLTSPQAHSLTLGKSQELNQSFHINYVVSASEALMADAVPPDRRQEIAQQLEVSAEFLTSLLAQRDLLAVRLLILAVLDALMRFSMWQGRVLEALELADERVLLAKRIQSGGLLGRALYERSRVFALMQHWQAAIGDLEQATEQFEATEQAPLVVRAREALADAFAHTGRFQEAFEAQREVTRRVERLYRAYYQQRALVGQVAQQAREAEVRAGTLAEAALRDPLTGIPNRTYAMQQLARLHLATGNESAVAFIDLDNFKSVNDRYGHLVGDAVLTRIAQTLSSNIREQDCLARFGGEEFILLFSGLPLAEAVTACDRLRSLLAHLDWQSVVPSLHATASFGVAALDQHQPLNHTLQAADDALYAAKAAGRNRVCSAEQLWSPDQQQVLKSSRQRELSGL, encoded by the coding sequence TTGCCGTTCACGAGGTGTCTCATCACAAACACCGATTCGACACAGCTTTCTCTAGCCGCACTGCGGCAGGAACTGCTCGTTCTTCAGGCCGCTATCGAGACGGCGAACGAGATTCCCGTTCCGCAACTCGTGCTGCTGCACCGAGATGCCGCCTATCTGGCCCTCGATCTGGGGGAAGCGGCCAGCGCCATGACGCACGCCCTGACGTGTCTCGAACTTGCGCGTGCCCTGAACGACGCCTCGCTTCAGGCCAAAGCGCACGTCGCGCTAGCGCTCGTCCAGACAGAATCGTATGACGATCTGGGTGCTGCCGAGCAGTTTCGGCATGCAGACCTGCTCTCGCGGGCGGTGGGGGATGACCGTGGCGTGGCGCTGGTTGCTGTCAATGCCTCGCACAGCGAAATGGAGCGCGGTGAATACGGCGCGGCCACGGTGCGGCTGCACGACCTCCTGACCTCGCCCCAGGCTCACAGCCTGACGCTGGGCAAGTCGCAGGAACTGAACCAGTCCTTTCATATCAACTATGTCGTGAGTGCGTCGGAAGCGCTGATGGCCGACGCGGTGCCGCCTGACCGCAGGCAGGAGATCGCGCAGCAGCTTGAGGTATCGGCGGAGTTCCTGACCAGCCTGCTTGCTCAACGCGATCTGCTCGCCGTCCGTCTGCTGATTCTGGCAGTTCTGGACGCGCTGATGCGGTTTTCCATGTGGCAGGGCAGGGTGCTCGAAGCGCTCGAACTGGCCGATGAGCGCGTTCTGCTTGCCAAGCGCATCCAGAGCGGCGGACTGCTGGGCCGGGCGCTGTACGAGCGGAGCCGAGTCTTCGCACTGATGCAGCACTGGCAGGCGGCAATCGGAGATCTGGAGCAGGCGACCGAGCAGTTCGAGGCGACCGAGCAGGCTCCGCTGGTGGTGCGGGCACGTGAAGCGCTGGCGGACGCCTTTGCGCACACCGGGCGGTTTCAGGAGGCGTTCGAGGCCCAGCGGGAAGTCACACGCCGGGTCGAGCGGCTGTACCGGGCGTATTACCAGCAGCGTGCCCTGGTCGGTCAGGTGGCGCAGCAGGCACGCGAGGCGGAGGTGCGTGCCGGTACGCTGGCCGAGGCAGCGCTGCGAGATCCGCTGACGGGGATTCCCAACCGCACGTATGCCATGCAGCAGCTTGCACGGCTGCACCTCGCGACGGGCAACGAGAGCGCCGTCGCCTTTATCGATCTCGACAATTTCAAGAGCGTCAACGACCGGTACGGTCATCTCGTCGGTGACGCCGTTCTGACCCGCATCGCGCAGACCCTGAGCAGCAATATCCGCGAGCAGGATTGTCTGGCGCGGTTCGGCGGAGAGGAATTCATCCTGCTGTTCAGTGGCCTGCCGCTGGCGGAAGCCGTGACCGCCTGTGACCGCCTGAGAAGCCTGCTGGCTCATCTCGACTGGCAGTCAGTGGTGCCCAGCCTGCACGCCACCGCGAGCTTCGGCGTGGCTGCCCTCGACCAGCACCAGCCGCTCAACCACACGCTCCAGGCTGCCGACGACGCGCTCTACGCCGCCAAAGCAGCTGGGCGCAACCGCGTCTGCTCGGCAGAGCAGCTGTGGTCGCCTGACCAGCAACAGGTTCTGAAGAGCAGCCGTCAGCGGGAACTTAGCGGACTGTGA